TTTGACTTGAACCATTGCTGGACATACGATTAAAGTTGATGTGCAGAACAACAGAAAAGTGAGTTGTCATTTTCTTGTGCTATAAACTAAAGTCTTGACATGAATTGTCACGTAACAGGAAAGACACTACAGAAACAGTATGGATAAAAGTCTTGTTTAAATCTTTCACTTACTACATGAGTTTTATTGTAAGGTGTGAAGTGCAGTTGACTTTTGTGGTCGAtggaaagtaagaaaaaaataactgcacgCATTCACACAGCTATTAAAATGTCTCaaattgaattaatttaaaacattacTTCACAGAGCAGTcatttaacttattggctgctcacaaataaaagtccaatccattttgacgagCAGTATCTGCCAGTTAAAGTGGATTTAACATCTAGTGCTgtcaaaaacattggaaaaaggAGCATTCACAGAAAACAATCATTGTTATAGCTAGGTTAATGAGTTCATAgtaatttatttgtcttttgtttctttttatctctttagatttaattgaaaacaacaaaaatgtgtggTTGCTCTTCTCTATGTATACTTTACTGACTGGCGACTTGCGTGACGTTTCACCCGAAGTCAGCTCAGATAGCATGAATGAGTGCtataaaaacaagttaaattCTTCAGACTCTTAAGATTGccttaaatctttaaaaaaaaatatatgtaaagtaTGTTTCTAATCATTCAAAGATAATGGCTATTGATAAATGCCCAAAAGGATGTGTTGTAATGGTCGACACATGGGCAGCATGCtgctgacacccttgttttcaATGCAAtccattcatcatcatcatcattaccaACATGGCTTGGTGCCGATCAATAAACACAAATGCTCGAGGGTCTCATACTTGAAAATAGGATAAATGACCACCACACATGAGCCTACCCATGTTATTCTTCAGTTTCGCCAACTTGTAATTTGGTTTGATTCGAGAGCTTTCCGTTACTGCCTGGGCATTGAGATTCGTAATACCCTATGTTATGCCTTTAAAAGATAGCAAAAGCGGACAAAACCGTGTGTCCTGGGTGCAGCTGCCAGGAAGTTAGGTCTTGCCCTGAAGGATTAGGCCCGGTCAAACGCTTAAATCCAGGCTAGGAATCGCAAACTTGACCTTGTCACTGCATTGGGACTCATGAACTTGCTGagcactgcaaaaaaatacttgcagaGCGAATCAGGGACACTTTCTGTGGCTGCTCAACAATGGATCAGGTTCCAAAACGGTGGTGTCCAAACAATTGCCCACAGCCCAGTTTTTATTGtgtgttaaaatatgaaaatatcattgaatattgCCTGTTGAGTTAATCTTACATTCAGTTGTACTACTCAGCTTAAACACTAAACAGAGGTAGTCCCGCCAAGAGTGGAAAACTAGAATTGTTTTGGTTTCACTGGCTTTTTTCGGAAGTATTTATTCGTGGAACAATTAGATTTATAGTGTTTTTGCTGAGGGACATGTTTTGTCGCTTGCCCCCATGAATCTTGAAGGTCAAACATTCCGTTCTTTTCCTGTATGTGGCATACAAAGGAAATATTGTGTTAGGTGCTGGATGGAAAATAACGATTGCTATGATTCCATAAATGAAAACACTTAATCTGCTGAATTTTTCCTTGATGCTTTGTTTCCTTTCTGCTGAGTTATTTCTGTATGTTAACAGCTTATTAGACATTGTGTCGAAAAGTGATGATCTTTCGCATATTTAGCCGTTGTGGAACGGCTAAAAACCATTTACAGAAGAAGCGTGAATGCACCAGCGCATCCAACACAATAACCCTCGGCAACTTCCTATTTTATAACAATGACAAATGCACCAAGGCATTTTCCTTAGTGACCCCATTATTCTCATTTCTTCAATGAAATGACGACAATTTGATGAAATGGCAAATTGCAAAGAGGGGAGGGAATAAAGCTGCATAAATCTTATCAAGATGCTTGGTGAAGATGGAGAAATTTGCAATACTGTTGATTTTAGtagaaaatgtcataaaaatagCCCTACAGGTTATGGTTTTCCTGCAGAGAATACACAATGTCACATTAATATTATAAAAGCAGGAAATAAATGCAGGGACAAAGAAATATGAACAAACTCAGTGCTTGGGGTGTTGGTCAAAAATAGCATTGAATTctactttttttatattcactctttaaattacagtatatttttaggattgaaaatacatcatttttttatttatttgtaatatgTTAACTGTTTTTCCATAGTGGAATTTATCATAACTGCTATAATCTGTAGTATTTTGgctgtacatatatttatttttatattatcctttctgaaaattgtaatattttatattctgAGTTTTGTATGaatataaattataaaaaaatacaatcgctagttatatttaatgtattttatttaatttgatttataaTTTAATCAACTTTACTATGGAAGAAAGTGCCCTTGGGTATTATGGGGGCATAATATAAATTGTATTGctattttcacaaaaatatgaCTAACGTAAGAAAACAAAGGGCCTTcagaaaaattaattaaaatgttgaGTTGCCAAAGGtctttcaattaaaatgatgttttttatgACGTCAGGACAACCTTGTAACGCTACGCtatgatcatttttaaactaGTAACATAATGAGAATAAGTCATACTATTTGTCACTATAGTTGTACACAGCAGAGTActaagaagtagtatatatttGTGATTGACTGGTCTCTTTTAGTACAGATGCCAATGTTGGTTATGATTGATCCATCTATCAATTTTCTCACTATTGCAACTCTGACATATGCTTTAATTGTCAGTGTCAAATTGGCCTAACACAAAGACTACCTACACATACAAACCGGCATGTTGCGTCGTGGGAAATTCAGTACATTATGCGcccacttgtgtgtgtgtttttgtgttgtcaTGTGTTTACACTGCAAACACTTTTTCCACCACGGGCGCACAATTTATGATGTTGTACTTGAACTGCACATGCAACATAAAGCATACATTGAGGAAAATGCAACTCAGCACAATAGATATTGTtgagctcattggctgccattgacgactatagatgtccaattcacttggACTGGAAGGACTGGCGGCCAATCAATGAAAGttggacatctactggtgacCAACTCATTTGAAATCACAATCGAAGGATAAAAAGagtgaatgaaaatgttttactcTTATATACACCTTCCATTTCAAAGCTTCATTCCTTACTATTCTGTCTCTGTGCTTGGCATTTAGCCTAACACGTGACAGCGGCACGCCTCGTTAGCATTCGTCGTTAGCGTTCTGACATTTCTTACTGGCCAGTGATGCAGCGAGAGGAGGTTTCTATGACCTTGAAGATTCACCACAATGCATTTAAAGAAACAGAAAGCAAAATTTGGATcgtataaataagtaaataccgACACGACTTTGCAGTGAAGATCAAGGTTGCATGCAGATCAATTGTGATGCATGGACATTCATCATTGTGCACGCAAACaaagccaacacacacacacacacctgcgtGGAAAAGCTGACGTTGGGAATATGATACAACACACAAACATGAATTAGCGTGTGCAGCACTTGAAGATAGGGTAAGGGGTGGGAACAGAGGAAAAATGGTCTCTTCAAAAACAAGACCATTTCAGAATAATTTAGTCATTCAACTTTACTGCCAATCCTCGAAAAGCTTTGTGGAGCTTGCTAGAGCTCAACCCAACTGTCTTCAGGCAAAATGCAGACTacaacctagactggtcgccagcctgtgggaatcgaacccagactacCCACACCATAGTCATGCAGaaaaaccactgcaccatcggttTCAGAATAATACTAAGCTCAACATTGTTGTTGATAGTTTCAgaacatatatgcatacattatATTGGCTCTGTAGGTACTAGATGCAATACTgcttaatatttgaaaaaatgttaattaccttaatttaaaatgtgatttcttCTGACATTTAGAAAAGACAAAGAGAAATTGTCCCGTTATTCACACTTATCAACCTAATCGTTGTTATTATGTAGCTTCAATTCATTGAAAgaacctgaataatatttttgcGAGCAAAAAGACTTTTAAAACATCTTCAACTCCACTTGTGGCtgaatcatgaaaaaaaacagtaagttTTGAAACAACATTAAGGAAAAAATTGACAAACTTTTACTCTTACTGAATTTGTTCCTGCAAgcactttttgaatttgtctgtcATGATCGATGTCTCcccccaaaatataaaataatagctCAACATGACAAAGAGCACCCAAAGTTGCAACAATAGCACCAAGATGTCCTCCGCCAgacagacaacaacaacaacaacagaccCAAAGGTCAATCAGCAGCAGTCCGGGTCAATAAATACAACATTGGGAATAATAAATATGGAACagctccaccttgaacttccaTACCAAAACAGGTGGCTACACAGACAAAAAGACTGCTAGATGGATGACAACAGAACATGGTTTGTACAGCAgtgaacgtgtgtgtgtgtgtgtgtgtgctcgctGTTACGTCTTTCAATTCCACTAAGTGCAGTGAGCAGAGAAATGCTTTTTCATCCAAAGCCTAAGATGGAGGAGAAGAATCCAGATTGCTGGCGAGTGCGAATGCGCACCAGCACAAGCGTATGCACTGATTTTCACGAGCAAGCATTTCATCATGGAGAAAATAGTATTTGGAGCGTAACGTAGCCATGAAAGAGTCAGATTCAGGCTTGTGGAGGAAAGATTGGCTGGAATGGATGAGATACGATAAAAGAGCATGTATGAGAAGAGTCCATTTGGATAGAAAAATTGGATACCCTTCCTTGATggggatagatgtccaatccatttggacagaATGGGTGGATTTGTTTATTTGCCAGTTAgaagaaaattacaaaaatgttcattataCTTTAAGATTTTTATGGTAAAGTAACGGGAGGTGACTTGAGAATATTATGATTGTGACTAATAAACTAATTTATATCAAGCAGGCACTTAAATAGTGGTACTATTTActtcatattttcataattagtaataaacaatttaaattaaAGGTGGCCTGAAGAATTGTGTcatattagcattttttaatatattatccAATAATCCTTGCATTATGgaatacatttatttcatgAAAATTTTAATACTCTCCCCATCAGTGCTGTGGGCAATGATGTGCAATCATAAGACTCCTAAAAACTCAATTAAAActctttaaatgagtttattcgCCTCAATGGTAACTAACCAAATAGTTaatcataacaaaaacaaaacattttagatTGGTGAATATCTGAATATAACAATTTACATAGCTGTACTCCTCAatcttcccccaaaaaatcatggTGATTATTATAAATCTATACACTACAGTATTTTTCTCCAGATTTTTTTCGGCTATGTATTTACTCCATAATTTTGAGTTACATAAACCTCCATTGTACATTTACCTCTCAGCTGACAGTGCCATCTTATGGCTAAACCAAGGCAGCCAGCATTAAGGAATATTACcaatcatacatttttattttgaggttgtttttcttctacttCTACAGAATTGGTTTCGAATAATACCGCAGTGACAAAGAACGGGTGGACCCCAAGATGGATCGACCCTCCAAAATGAACAGACAAATGCGGAGATGACTGATGGAGTGATTAAGAAGACCCAAAGCATGAAGAGATGGAggaaaaaatgttaatgatGCGTTTGCTTTCAAAAAGCATAGCATAACATATCACttgtgttatgttatgctaccaaTACTAAATTAAGAGTTCTATTTCAACACCCACAGTTCCAAAATCATACTAACATGTCGGTTAAAAGGGAGATCTCGTAGTACTCTAACTACATTTTGAGGTGTTAGCACTTGGCCAATGACCAaatgggagtgtgtgtgtgtgtgtgtgtgtgtgtatgtgtgtgtatgtgtgtgtgtgcatggacTTGACAAACGGCGCTTACTTGGAATTCCTCCGAAACCAAATCAGCTTTTGTGTCTGCCAGGAAATGGAGCTGTCACAGCGGCTAAACTGATGGATTAAAACTGCCTGCCTGTATGCATACTACATAGAGAATATACCAtacatatttgtgtgtatgtgttgttgGAGGGTGGTGGggtgttgcaaaaaaataaattgcaatgGGAAAGGCGTGTGCAGGATTTTTATAGCCATCGTGTTTGTTCACGTGATGGGACATATATGATCTCCTGGCCCGAATTTATGGGTCCCTAACACACGCGCTGCTGCTCCTACAACCAATCAGCTATGACCGTGATTTAGaggatcacacacacacacacacacaaacacactgatGGAGAGATCAGCATCATTGCACCAATGGCTTTTGTCAATGACTGCTGAAATTGTTTTCAGGATGAGAACGagagctacacacacacacacacacacacacacttgggtGTGGTACTGGTGTTTCCCCAATGAATAATGGAtgataaaaaaggaaatgtatAACACTGACATTCATACAAGTGCAATAAATGAATTATGCAATGAATTGATAAAGGTTGTGGTGTGTAGGTTGAcctataaaaagaaaattacacaAAATGTGTTATGCTTTAtgcctttttaaagaaaacttcCTTTTGTATGCATTGGTTGATCACAAAGCTGGTTAAAGGGGCATTCAAGGTCGCAAGAGTAAGCGTGTGATTCAATGTGAAGTGGAAGAGGAGGCCATATATCAAAGTGTCAGTGTACCCCCCCTCCACGTTCTCTTGAAAGCGTCGAAACTTTTTAACATCGAAGTTTTGAACTCCCATGTTTGAGATGGCCAATGATTTGACTTTCACAGGAAGGTTAACACACAATGTTGCTTGTTTGTGCACCTCACATTTGGAATAAAACTCGTCAATGTAGTATATAGGCAacggagaaaagtcataaaattatcaGCTAGAGAAAGTGATAATGTAACTATttagaaatgaagtaaaatgtTAAAAGATGAACACAAAATTCATGTAGAATCTTGTCATTCAGCTTTTTCTGTTctattttggatgaaaaaagCTACATTATAATGtgatttcatctcatctcattttctgaacagctttatcctcactagggtgctCCAAAGCTTGATTTACTTCCACATACATGTCACATATGCTGTTTCATTCAAAAAGGCTCACACTTGGGAATCGTAGATGTTAGTGTCGAGACAGATAGTCAATTaactatttgaaataaaaaaacgagTGATTTACTGTGTTATGGCTCCCCAAAAGTCATTTTTCGGTTTGGGGGATTCTGTGGGTAAAATGGGCTGAAAGTGAACAACTGTTGTCTACTTTGTAAGGTTTCTTCTCAGCCTAATCATTTCCAGCAGAGTTTGAGGGAAAGTCACAGCATTGGGCAGGAATGAATCCATCTTGGAGTGTCTTGTGGCACATTTGCGGATGTTTGCCAGCaaaattacttattgatttttgGCAGGCTCTGTGGCTTTTCtacctttgactttttttctttcgtgCGTTATTGACTTTTTGGTGTGTGAACATCATCACTTTCGTGTTAGCTCTGTCGGAATTTTGTGGTATTTGTCTGAAGATTTGGTTGgcattacattcatttttacactTTCAGGcagttatattttgttttttttaacattggagTGTACCATTATTTTATGTTATCTGTTAATTCTCAAAACTAAAGCTGTTTATCACTTtaacatagttttttttgcatttgtatttaCTAATTTAATTTTGTCTTTCACTTTTATTGATGTAATATTCAAGTTTAAATCTTTCATTTaatgcaatgtttatttcaaattttctgtttttatcctGACAGTATTTCCTCTTTCAAATGAGATTTTTCACCTCACATTCAAATGATAAGCAAAATGTTGaattcaaaatgttattttaccaACAAAATTTCACTTCtattgttttgtggctttttttacattaaactgTTGTTTCTTAAACGCCATCTGCAAGCATTATAAAGTACATCCTTTTATACACGTGACACCCAGGCTACAGATTACCCACTGTTAAATCTAAAATCCAAATCAAGAGggaatatatacacacacgatccATACCAAGAAGTGGGTCACTGCAATTATAGTTACAAGACCTTTATAAATAGATATTACAGATGATAAGAACCTTGCTTGGCTGTCTGACATCAGCCTGCACGTGGACCACCGTCAGATAGAAATGGGCTCATAATAATGGCAACGTACACGCTTTATTGCCCCGAAGCAAAGATTCGCATCGTAGCCGTACGTCAAATACAATTAAAGTTACGTCGCCGGAGATCAAATAAAGGCCGTCATCTCTTGACTCTGCACCGTTAGTCTTGTTTTGGTCTTAGGGCCAAACAAATTATGGCTTGTACTGTACTGTATaaacaaaagtattgggacgtGTGGGTATTCTTTAGACAGGAGGGGAGATTTCTTATTTTTCAgggtcagaaaaaaaatcataacactTGACGTTGATAAACGTGACACCGCAAGTGGATCTTTCAGTGCCTGTTGGCCTCGTCATGATGCACATTAGATTTGGGGAAATAACATGACACAACATTTCATTTCTAATAAAGATTATACTCGCGGAGCATGATTTTGCAACACAGAATAGAAACAGGCTAGAAAAGGGATTTACATTTTGTCATatgcacaaaaaacacaaaaataatgttcAACAATCAAGACAAGACATGACAAGCGGGCGAGACTAAAGATTTTCAATGCAACCATTTAGTAGCAGAAGTTTGACAACAATCTCTCTAAATGTCGTCTCCCTTGGCGATTTCACCTCATTCTGCATGTTCTAATTGTTCCTTTTCTCTTGACAGGAAAATTGATACCAGAGGGTGAAAATTAGGCTCTGTATAATTGCACATTTACAGTCAATCTTCAGAGGAGCAGCTGACTAATAAACCCTCTCCagatttcattttcaatttaatAAGAGGCCATTCACTGATAACCTACCTTTTGCCTTTTGAGGGCCATCTATGGTTACAATTAGGATGAATGAACATATGAGaataacaaataacaaaaactcacccatttttttaaaaactcacccATTTTTCAATCGGATCTCCCACGATGTCAGTATTTTTTATCAATCTTTGGCAACTTCTGGTGCATGGCTTCCATAGACCATGCTTCCATGGCCCATGCTTTCATGGATCTTCAATACGACTCAACCTTGCACATGTAACACTAATGTAGAAAGAAAACATCAAGATCCTTTAGTGTGTGTAATTAACcagtatatttttttgcacacattGACATTACCATCAATAACATTCATACTAAAAGGATCAAATCATCAGAAATCAAACTGTTTCAGTAATTTTAGTCCGGGAAAAGGGCATAGTccgggaaaaaaaaggcattagAAAGAATTTGTACAATTACCTATTTAATTGAATGCACCTGAAAACTCTGGCGTTTTGTTTGGTGtgttttgtatatttaataaTTGTATACTGATCGTTGATCTTTGTTTTGATATTGATGAGTTAGTTTCATGTATCATTGTATACTGTcttgaattaaaatgaataaaaggcaGAAATCAATAGATAGCAAATAACATTTTGTTAGTAAATTGTACATACTATGTAGTCAGACAACATTTTGAGACTTTCATAACATTTAAAGTATATCCAGTATGTAGTAATTGTTTGATTTGTGAAATATCCCGACGATGACACTTACTTCATCAGACTTCATTGATTATTGTTACAGTATCAAATCGGTCCGTCGTTGTTTCGTAATTTTGAGCAGGCGTAATTCGGTCGCTTCATTTTTCCAGTTGAAAGACCCATCACAAGTCCAACATGGCAGCGGCCATACGCGTATGTTGTGCCCTCCGAGTCGCTGTTCGAGGTGAGATCTTTGCCGTATATCTTCTTTTTAGATGAATTACCTGTCATTtttatggtgtttgtgtgttgcATGCTTGTGTTTGTCATTAAAAATCTGACGTTGTGTTCATAAAACGACAGATCTTGCAGAATCTGTCAGTCTGGACGGGATTTTCTGAGTTACCATACTTGTCCTGTATTATATTCCCTAATAATCTGGAGGATGCCTTTGTATATATTGCTATTTCGTTACCAACAACATTGTGGAGACGAGGACAAAAGCGTACGCTTGAATTCGCACGGATTGCGTGTATTTTATCTGACAATCATGTTGCGTTTCTCCACAGGCGCTGCTTCTTTCCCCCCGATAGGGGGCGCCTTCCATGGATCCCAATTGCTTATTCGATTGTCCCCCTCACCTTCTCCCTTGCCTGTCATGTGTAGGCAGCCAATTAGGCATGGGAGCTTCTTCAACAAGCGTAAGGACAAATGTTTACATCAGAATATTTATTCTAACTTGGTTGATCTTGTTAAACTTTGCTGCAAACCAAAACACCTGGCGTGTACGTGCATTCATGGAATGACAAGGGTTGAGTGACAGCTGTCAACATCCGGTTAACTATGTTAACTTTGGTTGTGCGCTTCCACACAGTGACGGCAGAAGAGCTTTGGAAAGGCGTGCTGGCTGAGTCGGGTGCCGGCGCCCGGAAGGGAAGAGGGAAGAGAACTAAACGCAAGTTGAGGAGAGACTTGAACCGTGGACAGACGATCGGAGAAGGTGAGAAAGACTAGTAATCTGAAGAATAGGAGGTCAAGCTAAGACGCCCTTTTGTTCCCGCACAGGTCACGGAGGCTTCCTTTGGCCCGGCTTGAATGCCCCGGTACTGAAAGACGGTACCGTGCAGAACGTGAGCCGTAGAGGTGATGCTGAGCAGCAGGAGGTTAAAGCTGAACTAGGTACataaatacaaagaaataaaTGGATGAGCACTCGTGATCTTTTGAGTAGTTCCAAGTGGAAAGCGTGTGAATCTGTATTttgatgtcgtttttttcccctgcagtGCGTCAGCGTGACGAGtgggagaagaagaggaagatgaagatcAAGCGGGAGCGAGGCTGGACGGGGAACTCCTGGGGAGGCACCAGTTTAGGACCACCTGATCCCGGACCAAATGGAGGTAAATCAtaattaattctttttttgtactgtttGATTTCCTTTTACTCCAATGCCATTTGCATAAATCCCCTTTTAAAGAATTTTGATTGGATAAAATgtgtattatatatgtatacatatgtatattgatTACATTTATGCAGTtggaaaagcaaatattttgaaaacaatacACAGTAgaaagtaactttttttttactctgcagAGACTTATGAAGACTTTGACTCCCGTGTCATTGAGGTAGGTGACGTTTGCAAACAATTGTCAAAAATTATTATAAAACAGGCGTAAATATAACACCTTAGACATGTATAAAAGTTAAGTAatgagtgttaaaaaaaagttggtaaCTATGATGCAGCGGAAAGAACAATGTGGTTGTTGAGAGTAAAAGTTTAATACAAGTTTCCTATATTAAGACACCATGTTCATTTTTAAACTACACCTACCCTACCATTTTCAGCAGTgatttgcaataaaaataaaactttccacacacacacacaaaaacacacaacagcATTATTTATCAATGGTTGTCGCCCCACAGGTGAAGAGTGTGTTCAACATGACAGGCAAAGAAGGCCGGAAGAGGTCCATTAGCTGTCTGGTTGCCGTGGGCAACGGACAAGGCGCCGCAGGTGCACACTCCCTCGAACATACTTGGCTTTACATCTCCAATCTAAAGTTGTCTAAGAAATGGATTCAAAATGTTCCAATATGTGTAAAGCAGTACTTTTTATCCTTTTTGTGTGCAGGGTTTGCTTTAGGGAAGGCGGCAGACAGAAATACAGCTCTTAGGAAGGTGAGATTTAAAATCCTTTCAAATTGAGTCTTTTCATATTTccatcactttaaaaaaagggttttcTAGCTTTTTATGTGAAGATAATGAAGCAGTAATGTCCCTCAGCATATTTTTTATGGAGTTattgaatgtgattttttttttggcagctaTTGACGTGCCTTTTGGTGTCGTTTATTGATTTTGGAATCATAATTGCTACTCTCTGTATTTGTGCAGGCAAAGAATCGAGCCATCCACTATTTGCACTACATAGAAAGATACAACAACCACACCAGTAAGTACACACTAAGATTGTTAGTCACCACTTATGAAGACTTTAGGAAGAATCTCTCAATTGTTCACTCCAATATGAACTcgaacaaaaagaacaaaatgacaGTGAAGATGTCAACAAGGCTTTTTGTGCCTCTCGCTGATGCTCAAATCATTGTAATGACATAAAGTGCGCAACCAAAAAGGTTTGGCGCAGCATGTGTTCCAAAAATGCTCTCTTTTTGGCTgacatttaaatgtctttttttccagaaatcacattaaaaggctggaaaaaaagaataaaagacaataacaacaacacccTCAACTCTTTGTGGTTATAAGTTATGTTTATGTGGATGCAAATACTTTGTTCCAATCAGTTTGGATTAAATTTATGATTGGATGCCGTGTTTCATGGGATAAGAAAAAGTTTTAgcatatttttcccattttttaccACTTCCTTCTAAACACCCacaatttaatgttgtttttttgtcaacagtTTATCACGACATCGACTCCAAGTTCAAAAGGACTACACTTCGCATGAAAAAACAGAATGAAGGTAGGCCTGGGTAATTTCATGAAAAACTTGAGGTCaattttggtagccatccatgGCACTGCCTCCCAATGTCAAAGAGAAATTAATGGTaacagaaaaatgacaaatttctaCCATCCATGTTgtttttactattataaattgttttagttttttttcttgtaatattCTTATGTCCAACAAGACACTAATTTGTGagccagttatttttttagtccTTATATTGTTGGGAAAACATATttcttaaatactttttttaaaattaattttacagTTAATTTACTTTAGTATGGACTTTATGTTTCTTAGTTTTGGATCTACTAATTcagatatttgaaaaaaaaatcattatcataagcagcctcatTCATTGTTAATGTTGGACTGCCATCTCTATTTTCTAACTTTTTCATAGTTGGTTTTGTAAAATGTTAAACAATATTAACGGCACCCATTGATTTCATTGTGTGATGGTGTGCGTCTACAGGTTACGGCCTTCACTGCCACCGTGCAGTCATCACAATGTGCAAACTCATTGGTTTGAAAGATATGTACTGTAAAGTGGAAGGATCCATCAACCTGCTTAACCTCACCAGAGCGCTTTTTTCCGGATTGGCTAAGCAGGTGAGGAATACACAACTCTTGATCGTAATTAATTGGTACAATTATACACACCGTAACACATTACCTCCTTTCAGGAAACCCACCAGACATTAGCAAACAAGAAGCAACTGCACGTGGTTGAGTTCCGGCAAGAATGCGGACCCCTGCCGATGGTGGTGGCCTCCCCCAAAGAGGGAGCCTGCGCTGAGCCAGAACCCGAGGACGAGATACCCGACACGCGACTGCACTGGGACGACGTGCGCGCCGCCCAGGGACAGAAGCGTTCCGTTTGGTCCAATGTCAAACGCACAATCTGGTAGAAATGCAATTATGTGGAAACTCAATG
The nucleotide sequence above comes from Stigmatopora nigra isolate UIUO_SnigA chromosome 12, RoL_Snig_1.1, whole genome shotgun sequence. Encoded proteins:
- the mrps5 gene encoding small ribosomal subunit protein uS5m, which translates into the protein MAAAIRVCCALRVAVRGAASFPPIGGAFHGSQLLIRLSPSPSPLPVMCRQPIRHGSFFNKLTAEELWKGVLAESGAGARKGRGKRTKRKLRRDLNRGQTIGEGHGGFLWPGLNAPVLKDGTVQNVSRRGDAEQQEVKAELVRQRDEWEKKRKMKIKRERGWTGNSWGGTSLGPPDPGPNGETYEDFDSRVIEVKSVFNMTGKEGRKRSISCLVAVGNGQGAAGFALGKAADRNTALRKAKNRAIHYLHYIERYNNHTIYHDIDSKFKRTTLRMKKQNEGYGLHCHRAVITMCKLIGLKDMYCKVEGSINLLNLTRALFSGLAKQETHQTLANKKQLHVVEFRQECGPLPMVVASPKEGACAEPEPEDEIPDTRLHWDDVRAAQGQKRSVWSNVKRTIW